The Salmo salar chromosome ssa06, Ssal_v3.1, whole genome shotgun sequence genome window below encodes:
- the rps12 gene encoding small ribosomal subunit protein eS12 — protein sequence MAEEGIAAGGVMDVNTALPEVLKTALIHDGLARGIREAAKALDKRQAHLCVLAANCDEPMYVKLVEALCAEHQINLIKVDDNKKLGEWVGLCKIDREGKPRKVVGCSCVVIKDYGKESQAKDVIEEYFKAKK from the exons ATGGCCGAGGAAGG CATCGCTGCCGGAGGTGTGATGGATGTCAACACCGCTCTCCCTGAGGTGCTCAAGACCGCCCTCATCCACGACGGTCTGGCCCGCGGTATCCGTGAGGCCGCCAAGGCGCTGGACAA GCGCCAGGCCCACCTCTGCGTTCTTGCTGCCAACTGTGACGAGCCCATGTACGTCAAACTGGTGGAAGCCCTCTGCGCCGAGCATCAGATTAACCTCATCAAG GTCGATGACAACAAGAAGCTTGGCGAGTGGGTCGGTTTGTGTAAAATCGACCGTGAGGGCAAACCCCGTAAGGTGGTGGGCTGCAGCTGTGTTGTAATCAAG GACTATGGCAAGGAGTCTCAAGCCAAGGATGTGATTGAAGAGTACTTCAAGGCCAAGAAATGA